A single region of the Rhizobium sp. NLR16a genome encodes:
- a CDS encoding phage major capsid protein, which translates to MVSPNLSEIVTTTLRNRSGVVADDVTKNNGLLTRLNSRGRKKPVSGGRTIVQELQYQENSTFKRYSGYEILNVQPSDVITAAEYDYKQAAVAVSMSGLEQLQNSGEDAVLDLLEQRIENAETTLKNNIALDCYSDGTADGGKQIGGLQLLISTSPTSGTVGGINRATWGFWRNAKFSASADGGAAASTTNIQSYMNRLYMSCVRGPDAPDLIIGDNNYFRLYWESLQAIQRITSADKGMAGFQSLQYMGADVIFDGGFGGGAPLNQMFFLNTKYLFYRPHRDRDMAPIGDERMNTNQDAFVQLMGFAGNLTMNNAFLQGVLFA; encoded by the coding sequence ATGGTTTCACCCAACCTTTCTGAAATCGTAACGACTACCCTGCGCAATCGCAGCGGTGTCGTTGCTGACGATGTCACGAAGAACAACGGTCTTCTGACTCGTCTCAACAGCCGCGGCCGCAAGAAGCCCGTTTCCGGCGGCCGCACCATCGTCCAGGAACTTCAGTATCAGGAAAACAGCACGTTCAAGCGCTATTCCGGCTACGAAATCCTGAACGTGCAGCCGTCCGACGTCATCACCGCTGCCGAATACGACTATAAGCAGGCTGCGGTCGCCGTCTCCATGTCCGGTCTGGAGCAGCTCCAGAATTCCGGCGAAGACGCGGTCCTCGACCTGCTCGAGCAGCGCATCGAGAACGCCGAGACGACGTTGAAGAACAACATCGCGCTCGACTGCTATTCCGACGGCACGGCCGATGGCGGCAAGCAGATCGGCGGCCTTCAGTTGCTGATTTCGACGTCGCCGACTTCGGGCACTGTCGGCGGCATTAACCGTGCGACCTGGGGCTTTTGGCGGAACGCGAAGTTTTCAGCCTCGGCGGACGGCGGCGCCGCAGCATCCACAACGAACATCCAGTCCTACATGAACCGGCTTTACATGAGCTGCGTTCGCGGCCCGGATGCTCCGGATCTAATCATCGGCGACAACAACTACTTCCGCCTCTACTGGGAATCGCTGCAGGCAATTCAGCGCATCACCTCGGCGGACAAGGGCATGGCGGGCTTCCAGTCGCTGCAGTACATGGGCGCCGACGTGATCTTCGACGGTGGTTTCGGCGGTGGCGCACCGCTGAACCAGATGTTCTTCCTGAACACCAAATACCTGTTCTACCGCCCGCACCGCGACCGCGACATGGCGCCGATCGGCGATGAGCGCATGAACACCAACCAGGATGCCTTCGTCCAGCTCATGGGCTTCGCGGGCAACCTCACCATGAACAACGCCTTCCTGCAGGGCGTCCTGTTCGCCTGA